In one Chelmon rostratus isolate fCheRos1 chromosome 7, fCheRos1.pri, whole genome shotgun sequence genomic region, the following are encoded:
- the LOC121608808 gene encoding extracellular calcium-sensing receptor-like, producing MLFAIEEINNSTNLLPGISLGYKIYDSCASISRSVKVALALANGNELVSALSEAPCTRSAQVQAIMGETFSSLSMAIATVIGPFHIPMISHLASCACLSDKTRYPSFLRTIPSDYYQSRALAQLVKHFGWTWVGAIRTNDDYGNNGMATFTETAQQLGICLEYSVSVFRTDPPDKIQKIVDIIKASTSKVIVTFLSTTELYVIIDQLFLHNLTGYQWVGTEAWIFDSQTAAMDRHHILDGAIGLSIPKAHVSGMREFMLDVKASRNKLFTKFWEKLFNCKFKQSKSSAVNQSECTGHEDVTGVQNSFTDMSLMPIFYNIYKGVYAAAHALHGILSCNKTCNNKVQLDSFTILQNIRNIRFKTKEGDEVYFHENGDPAAKYEIINWQPTKNGIVDFVTVGLHDASLPADEQLNLQNKSLIWAQNSQQVPLSVCSEKCPPGTRKVLQKGKPVCCYDCLRCADGEISNITDSITCVRCDPEFWSNERRDACVKKEAEFLSYEEIMGALLTAASLSGTFMTAVVAFIFFRYRQTPIVRVNNSELSFLLLFSLALCFLCSLTFIGRPSEWSCMLRHTAFGITFVLCISCVLGKTIVVLMAFRATLPGSNVMKWFGPAQQKLSVLGFTLIQVVICILWLTISPPFPFKNFKTFNDKIILECALGSAVGFWAVLGYIGLLAMLCFILAFLARKLPDNFNEATFITFSMLIFCAVWITFIPAYVSSPGKFSVAVEIFAILASSFGLLICIFIPKCYIILLKPERNTKKNMMGKVPPKSF from the exons ATGCTCTTTGCCATTGAGGAGATTAATAACAGCACCAATCTACTGCCTGGCATCTCTCTGGGCTATAAGATATATGATTCATGTGCCTCCATTTCCAGAAGTGTGAAGGTGGCACTGGCCTTGGCTAATGGTAATGAACTGGTATCTGCACTCTCTGAGGCACCATGTACCAGATCTGCCCAAGTACAGGCCATTATGGGAGagactttctcctctctttccatgGCTATAGCTACTGTCATCGGACCCTTTCATATCCCAATG atcagcCACCTTGCTAGTTGTGCTTGCCTCAGTGATAAAACCAGGTACCCATCATTCCTCAGAACAATACCCAGTGACTACTACCAGAGCAGAGCCCTGGCCCAGTTGGTCAAGCACTTCGGGTGGACTTGGGTTGGAGCCATTAGAACAAATGATGATTATGGCAATAATGGCATGGCCACATTTACAGAAACTGCCCAGCAGCTCGGCATCTGTCTGGAgtactctgtgtctgtctttagAACAGATCCaccagacaaaatacaaaagataGTTGACATTATCAAAGCTTCCACTTCCAAGGTCATTGTCActttcctctccaccacagagTTGTATGTGATAATAGACCAGCTTTTTCTCCACAACTTGACTGGGTATCAGTGGGTAGGCACTGAGGCCTGGATCTTTGACTCCCAAACTGCAGCCATGGATAGACATCACATTCTGGATGGTGCCATAGGCCTGTCCATCCCCAAAGCACATGTCAGTGGCATGAGAGAGTTCATGTTGGATGTGAAGGCATCTAGGAACAAACTGTTTACAAAGTTTTGGGAGAAATTATTTAACTGTAAGTTCAAGCAGTCAAAGTCATCAGCAGTGAATCAGAGTGAATGTACTGGACATGAAGATGTGACTGGAGtacaaaacagcttcactgaTATGTCACTCATGCCTATCTTTTACAACATCTATAAAGGAGTGTATGCTGCAGCCCATGCACTTCATGGTATCCTCAGCTGCAATAAAACATGTAACAACAAGGTGCAGCTGGATTCATTCACG ATTTTACAGAACATAAGAAATATTCGGttcaaaacaaaggaaggagatgAGGTTTACTTTCATGAGAATGGAGACCCAGCAGCAAAGTATGAAATTATAAACTGGCAGCCAACAAAAAATGGCATTGTGGACTTTGTCACAGTTGGTCTTCATGATGCATCTTTACCTGCAGACGAACAGCTgaatctgcaaaacaaatctttAATTTGGGCACAAAACTCACAACAG GTGCCTCTGTCAGTTTGCAGTGAGAAATGTCCTCCAGGAACTCGCAAGGTTCTGCAGAAAGGAAAGCCTGTCTGCTGCTATGACTGTTTAAGATGTGCAGACGGAGAAATAAGCAACATTACTG ATTCCATCACATGTGTGAGATGTGACCCTGAGTTCTGGTcaaatgagagaagagatgCCTGTGtaaagaaggaggcagagttTCTGTCATATGAAGAGATTATGGGAGCCCTGCTCActgcagcctccctctctgGAACATTTATGACTGCTGTTGTGGCGTTCATTTTCTTCAGATACAGACAGACTCCTATTGTCAGGGTCAacaactctgagctgagcttcctgTTGCTCTTCTCCCTggctctgtgtttcctgtgctctctgaccTTCATCGGCCGGCCCTCTGAGTGGTCCTGCATGCTGCGACACACAGCATTCGGCATCACCTTTgtcctctgcatctcttgtgtTCTGGGGAAAACAATTGTGGTGTTAATGGCCTTCAGGGCCACACTTCCAGGtagtaatgtgatgaaatggtTTGGGCCTGCACAGCAGAAACTCAGTGTTCTGGGTTTCACTCTTATACAAGTTGTCATATGTATCCTCTGGTTGAcaatttctcctccttttccatttAAGAATTTTAAGACGTTTAATGACAAAATCATCTTGGAGTGTGCTCTGGGCTCAGCTGTCGGCTTTTGGGCTGTACTTGGATACATAGGACTTCTGGCCATGTTATGTTTCATTCTTGCTTTTCTGGCTCGGAAACTGCCTGACAATTTCAATGAAGCCACATttatcaccttcagcatgttgaTATTCTGCGCAGTATGGATCACTTTCATCCCAGCGTATGTCAGCTCTCCTGGGAagttcagtgttgctgtggagaTATTTGCTATTCTGGCTTCAAGTTTTGGACTgctgatttgtatttttattccaaaatgttATATTATCCTACTGAAACCAGAGAGGAATACAAAGAAGAATATGATGGGGAAGGTACCACCAAAATCATTCTGA
- the LOC121608784 gene encoding extracellular calcium-sensing receptor-like, translated as MLGGIFSFHNKWKHRQDTYMHKPLPLQCTSLNFRGFQSAQAMLFAIEEINNSTDLLPGISLGYKIYDACVFIARGVKVALALANGNELVSALSEAPCTRPAQVQAIMGETFSSPCMAIATVIGPFHIPLISHFATCACLSDKTKYPSFLRTIPSDYYQSRALAQLVKHFGWTWVGAIRTNDDYGNNGMATFTETAQQLGICLEYSVSVFRADPPDKIQKIVEIIKASTSKVIVTFLSPTELHVIIHKLFLHNLTGYQWVGTEAWIFDSQTAAMDRHHILDGAIGLSIPKAHVSGMREFILDVKPLNTSSNELFTEFWEKLFSCKFKQSKSSAVNQSECTGHEDVTGVQNSFTEMSLMPIFYNIYKGVYAVAHALHGILGCNKTCNNKVQLDSFTVLKHIKKIQFKTKEGDEVYFNENGDPAAKYEIINWQPTENGIVDFVTVGLHDASLPAEKQLNVQNKSIIWTQNSQQVPLSVCNEKCPPGTRKVLQKGKPVCCYDCLRCAEGEISNITDSITCVRCHPEFWSNERRDACVKKEAEFLSYEEIMGALLTAASLSGTFMTAVVAFIFFRYRQTPIVRANNSELSFLLLFSLTLCFLCSLTFIGRPSEWSCMLRHTAFGITFVLCISCVLGKTIVVLMAFRATLPGSNVMKWFGPAQQKLSVLGFTLIQVVICILWLTISPPFPFKNFKEFNDKIILECALGSAVGFWAVLGYIGLLAMLCFILAFLARKLPDNFNEAKFITFSMLIFCAVWISFIPAYVSSPGKFSVAVEVFAILASSFGLLICIFMPKCYIILLKPEKNTKKNMMGKEAPKSF; from the exons ATGTTGGGGGGAATCTTCTCTTTCCACAACaagtggaaacacagacaggacacCTACATGCACAAACCACTGCCACTGCAATGCACCAG TTTGAATTTTAGGGGGTTCCAGTCTGCTCAGGCTATGCTCTTTGCCATTGAGGAGATTAATAACAGCACTGACCTACTGCCTGGCATCTCTCTGGGCTATAAGATCTATGATGCTTGTGTCTTCATTGCCAGAGGTGTGAAGGTGGCACTGGCTTTGGCTAATGGTAATGAACTGGTATCTGCACTATCTGAGGCACCATGTACCAGACCTGCCCAAGTACAGGCCATTATGGGAGagactttctcctctccttgcaTGGCTATAGCTACTGTCATCGGACCTTTTCATATCCCACTG ATCAGCCACTTTGCTACTTGTGCTTGTCTCAGTGATAAAACCAAGTACCCATCCTTCCTCAGAACAATACCCAGTGACTACTATCAGAGCAGAGCCCTGGCCCAGTTGGTCAAGCACTTTGGGTGGACTTGGGTTGGGGCCATTAGAACAAATGATGATTATGGCAATAATGGCATGGCCACATTCACAGAAACTGCCCAGCAGCTCGGCATCTGTCTGGAgtactctgtgtctgtctttagAGCAGATCCaccagacaaaatacaaaagataGTTGAAATTATCAAAGCTTCCACTTCCAAGGTCATTGTCACTTTCCTCTCCCCCACGGAGTTGCATGTGATAATACACAAGCTGTTTCTCCACAACTTGACTGGGTATCAGTGGGTAGGCACTGAGGCCTGGATCTTTGACTCCCAAACTGCAGCCATGGATAGACATCACATTCTGGATGGTGCCATAGGCCTGTCCATCCCCAAAGCACATGTCAGTGGCATGAGAGAGTTCATATTGGATGTGAAGCCGCTCAATACATCCAGTAACGAATTGTTTACAGAGTTTTGGGAGAAATTATTTAGCTGTAAGTTCAAGCAGTCAAAGTCATCAGCAGTGAATCAGAGTGAATGTACTGGACATGAAGATGTGACTGGAGtacaaaacagcttcactgaAATGTCACTCATGCCTATCTTTTACAATATCTATAAAGGAGTGTATGCTGTGGCCCATGCACTTCATGGTATTCTCGGCTGCAATAAAACATGTAACAACAAGGTGCAGCTCGATTCATTCACG GTTTTAAAGCACATAAAAAAGATTCAGttcaaaacaaaggaaggagatgAGGTTTACTTCAATGAGAATGGAGACCCAGCAGCAAAGTATGAAATTATAAACTGGCAGCCAACAGAAAATGGCATTGTGGACTTTGTGACAGTTGGTCTTCATGATGCATCTTtacctgcagaaaaacagctgaatgtgcAAAATAAGTCCATAATTTGGACGCAAAACTCACAACAG GTGCCTCTGTCAGTTTGCAATGAGAAATGTCCACCAGGAACTCGCAAGGTTCTGCAGAAAGGGAAGCCTGTCTGCTGCTATGACTGTTTAAGatgtgcagagggagaaataagCAACATTACAG attcCATCACATGTGTGAGATGCCATCCTGAGTTCTGGTcaaatgagagaagagatgCCTGTGtaaagaaggaggcagagttTCTGTCATATGAAGAGATTATGGGAGCACTGCTCActgcagcctccctctctgGAACATTTATGACTGCTGTTGTGGCGTTCATTTTCTTCAGATACAGACAGACTCCTATTGTCAGGGCCAacaactctgagctgagcttcctgctgctcttctccttgactctgtgttttctgtgctctCTGACCTTCATCGGCCGGCCCTCTGAGTGGTCCTGCATGCTGCGACACACAGCATTCGGCATCACCTTTgtcctctgcatctcttgtgtTCTGGGGAAAACAATCGTGGTGTTAATGGCCTTCAGGGCCACACTTCCAGGtagtaatgtgatgaaatggtTTGGGCCTGCACAGCAGAAACTAAGCGTTCTGGGTTTCACTCTTATACAAGTTGTCATATGTATCCTCTGGTTGAcaatttctcctccttttccatttAAGAATTTTAAGGAGtttaatgacaaaatcattTTAGAGTGTGCTCTGGGCTCAGCTGTAGGCTTTTGGGCTGTACTTGGGTACATAGGACTTCTGGCCATGTTATGTTTCATTCTTGCTTTTCTGGCTCGGAAACTGCCTGACAATTTCAATGAAGCCAAATTtatcaccttcagcatgctgatattctGCGCAGTATGGATCTCCTTTATTCCAGCATATGTCAGTTCTCCTGGGAagttcagtgttgctgtggaggTATTTGCAATTCTGGCTTCAAGTTTTGGACTGCTGATTTGTATTTTCATGCCAAAATGTTACATTATCTTactgaaaccagagaagaatacaaaaaagaacatgatgGGGAAGGAGGCACCAAAATCATTCTGA